The window GTTGGCAAGACAAACAGAGTGGGCAAAGAGGCATGACCAATTAATTGATAACATTGTCACCAGCCAAACATACTCCttccgttcacaaatataagatgttctaactttttcctgaattggatgtatatagacacgttttagtgtgtttgttcactcatttcagtctgtatgtagtccatattgaaatatccaaaTCATCTTAGGTTTGTGAAAGGAGGGAGTACCGTACAAGCCTCAATGGCTTCAGATGACAGAAATGATTTTTTATAAATCCTTACCCCAAGGTAGCAAGATATTCTGAGAGAAGCAACAGGGATACAAAAAAGGAATTCAGCATGTTGCCAAAAAATCATAGAAACAGCAGGATACAAGCCTTGAGGGGTAGACTAAATTAGTAAAAGCTGCAACAGCATGCAGACAATAAGAGTTCAACACCTATCCGCACAAATATATAATTAATGTAAAATTGTAAATAGGAGAAATAAGTGCAGCAACCTCTTCAAAAGGTGATTGGACTTTTTTTGGCGGGGACCCTTTTTCAGAATATACAGCAGCTTGCCCAAGAGCCATTTGGACAGTTTTCTCTGCCAACCCAATACGCATCTTCGACTGCAACAAGTGCCAGTTCAGGGGTTTCTTGCAAAGAATATATGAATACTTAAGTGCATTTAACTAAACATTGCAATATTTACCTGAAGAAGTCGTATAATGTATTGGGGTTCACAGTCTGTTGCAGCAACAAGAAGTCCTTTGATATGGCTTCTTTTCTTATCTTGACTGTCTTTGCCAGATTCCTGAAAACATTATGCTTGCTAAGTGATTTCTGAAGTGGCACTGCATTCTGAACCAGCTAATCATCTCTCCAATATAATCGATTACTAAACAGAGTGGATTTATTTCTAATAATTAAGCATTTCAAAATCAACCCAATAGAAAAAAAATCATTTCATTTTGAGAATATCAAGCCACAGCAAGGGTTAAAATGACTCTTTAGCTTGAGAAAAATGAGAAAGCATATTACCTTTGCGATTGTACGAAAGGTATCAAGCACACGTGATATTGTCAGTGGTTTTGGCTTGTACATCATCTTCTGTGACGACCTGCTTGCTTTTGCCACAAGCCCCAAATCACCCAATTCCTACAGTGACGAAGACATGAAGCAATCAGTTTATGCTCAAACCACATTGCTGTTGCTCACTGCAGAACCTAAATTTCACAACTAACAACCTTGAGGTTCTTTTTGACATGCTCCTCTTTGCGGCCATATGCCTCGGAAAGTGCACGGATGATTGATGCATCCCCAATACCAAGCTCAATCCCTTCGTGAGGTGGCGCAATCCGGTTAGCCGAGAGGTATACTGTGGCAAGGAGATCCTCTGGTGTTGTGGCAATAATCGTACGGAACACGTTTGACAGGATCTCTGTAATGACAATCCGGCCAGACTCGTTGGAGATGAGGTCGAGTGCCCGAGCCAAGAAGAGGAATGGCACAGGCTCGCCAGGCTTCCAGTAGGCAGCAGCCATGGGATCAAACTCACTGCCTTTCTTCTTGAGCTCGAGAGTGGTATTCACCTCCTCTGACTTGGTGGCATTTGAGATTTTGGTCTTCTTATCCTCGGATTGAGACGCTTGGTCTTTAGATTGAGAGACAAGGGCTTGGTCAGAGGGCTTGGCGTCAGATTTGGCCGCTAGGGTTTTGGCCCTCTTCGGCGACAGGGGCTTCTCCGCGGCCTCCAATTTCGCGGCCGCGGCTAGCGTTTTGGACCTCGTGGGCGACGGGGACCTCTTCTTGGCCTCAGGAGCGTCGTCGGCCTTCGACTTGGACTTGGGTGGCGACGACGGGCGCTTTGACTTGACGGGCGACTTGGCCGGCGAAGGCGGTTTCTCGTCCACCGCCCGCTCGGCCGTCGCGCCGTCGGCCTCGGCGGCCGTCTTCGTCCTGGGCTTCTTCGGAGACGGGACCCCGGAGGCGGCCGGGGCCCCCTTCTTGGCCTTCCTGGCGGCGTCCCGCGCGTTCCCCATGAGCACATCCGCCACGGAGCGCTTCCCCCCGGCGCCTCCCGAGGACGACATGGCCGCTCCTCCCGCGGCTAGCGGCGGCACCGCCTCCGCCCTCCTCAACCTCGCGGGCGGCCTCTTCTCGCCGGATTTGACGGCGGCAGTGGGGGcgcggcgggaggaggaggaggaagaggagcagAGGCGGGGGCAGAGGAGcaggggcggcggggcgagggtAATGGCTAGGGTTTTAGGCGAGGGGAGCGGGCGGAACTGGCATCGCAGCAGGGAGTGGAGCGAGGTGGTGGCTCGAGGGAGGAACATgaagggggtggggggagggttTTAGAGGTGAGCCGGCCGGGCCTTGGCGTTGGTGGGTTGGGGCGGGCGGGGGGACGATGGATGGCGCGAGAGGCGACTTTGGTTGGGGAATTGCAGGCAGGGAGAAAGCCTTGGCTTCAACAATTTATTCTCATTTTCCCGATTCGTTTCCGTTTATATGGGCAGTCCATCCTCGGTCTTCTGGGAAACTCCTCAAATGATTCGCTACTCGTTTAAACGGGGATAAAGCTGGTGTTATCAGACAACATTTGCCCGGTTTACACCTTTTTTTTATTGTTTTGGGAAAACTCTCAATTCAATTCAACCCCAAAAAAAACTCTCAattcaatttttatttttttgagatTGTACCAACCGAACTGTAAGCTCCATGCCTTGATACTGCTGCATCCACATTAACTTTGACATAGTTTTCCTGTGGAGGGATCCACTGGTTCGCCCTTGGTGCTCGAACTGTCGCAGGAGACGCCGCAGGTGGGAACGTCGTCATAATGAAAActaaaaaatgtccaaacagtAATAGGACCACAGTTCTGTTTTTTCAATGAAATGTGCCGAAGTTTCAGACATTTCATTGATTTTGGTTGGTTCCGAAATACATTAATCCGACTTGAATTCAAACACACTTCGAAAATCTTGCGAGATGTTGGTGCTAGTTATTTGTTTTCTTTTGAGAGAAATTGGTGCTAGTTATTTGTTCATGCTAAGAACCAAAAATATTGATTTGGTAATTCAAATATTTCAATAGCAATTGAATTCAAAATTAAGAACCCTAAATAGTTGCATCCTTAAGAATATTATAGGCACTGAGTTCAACAACGAAAAAGAAGAGTGGCCTAATTTGTCGGGTTAGTCAGTTGGGGTGATAAACTAATCACACCCTCATTCTTCCGACCATCAGAATGTCATATCCATTGTTACCTTAATTATGGCTTGATTAGTGCAAACATTGTCCCTAAGCTTTGCACTCGCCCAATGTAATATGAAAGGCGAACAttttgttaaaaaaatacatggctTCCCAAAAATCATGAAGTTAAAATTCTCTATTGTCTTCTCCATGGCAACAAATCATTCTACATTTTTAAACTGATTATAAAAAAATGATTATTTACAGTGTCACAATTCTTCTAATTTATTATGTAGGTTTGAGATCTTTCTATTTTGGCATCATTTGGATTAATATGTGACAGAGGCAAAGGtttcccgatgtttcgatgagatggtggctatcattttctgagggagtcgaccttgacgatccgactacgaacgtgcgaggcgtcgcgccttagcaatcgctaagccaacttccgagggttattgaccatgccggagcacgatcaacctgaccacgagggcctgtttcctgcgagcaaacgaagaacaagcaagaaactaatattgcaatctagatattgcgaatataagaggaaagctttattaatgaaggtggggttctgtgacgtcttggtctggtcgttgaacacaaactaagtacgcgaagttgcaactatggcgaacttttgatctaaacaaaacccaaagtctaaacaatgccctaggggctgtatatatggaggaagaggtggatttcgtggcccttggaggaggggtccgaaacccaccctaactcttgtttccccacacatacggactctaaaaatagcctatattgaagtattttgaaattacatgggcctggcccaaaaataaggtgacgcggcacctagaatagcctctggatgaaaattataagtggcatcttgtatatttcgtccaaggcttcatgcactcattatagtggcttcaaagtcctgaaatcatcacttgaaactctgttcttgtctcccttgcgcatgccatcaactctatgcttgttcttgctcaaatgttcatccttctccaagctaggcccttcatttgtaagcaaaacaaatgtatccaatttaggcagcatcatattctcatgaacattagaatcattaccaaaaaacgaaagtacctggtaatttaattggcgtgcgcgagctctagtaatcggtcaagtatgtatagtagcaggggttgtgggtgtaacaatgatattgatgtcc is drawn from Aegilops tauschii subsp. strangulata cultivar AL8/78 chromosome 1, Aet v6.0, whole genome shotgun sequence and contains these coding sequences:
- the LOC109745687 gene encoding DNA ligase 1 isoform X2, giving the protein MFLPRATTSLHSLLRCQFRPLPSPKTLAITLAPPPLLLCPRLCSSSSSSSRRAPTAAVKSGEKRPPARLRRAEAVPPLAAGGAAMSSSGGAGGKRSVADVLMGNARDAARKAKKGAPAASGVPSPKKPRTKTAAEADGATAERAVDEKPPSPAKSPVKSKRPSSPPKSKSKADDAPEAKKRSPSPTRSKTLAAAAKLEAAEKPLSPKRAKTLAAKSDAKPSDQALVSQSKDQASQSEDKKTKISNATKSEEVNTTLELKKKGSEFDPMAAAYWKPGEPVPFLFLARALDLISNESGRIVITEILSNVFRTIIATTPEDLLATVYLSANRIAPPHEGIELGIGDASIIRALSEAYGRKEEHVKKNLKELGDLGLVAKASRSSQKMMYKPKPLTISRVLDTFRTIAKESGKDSQDKKRSHIKGLLVAATDCEPQYIIRLLQSKMRIGLAEKTVQMALGQAAVYSEKGSPPKKVQSPFEEAAKIIKEAYSVLPIYDKIVPTLLDAGVWKLPETCNFSIGVPVGPMLAKATKSVSEIIDKFQGREYTCEYKYDGERAQIHCMEDGTVEIYSRNAERNTGKYPDVVDAISRIRKPTVKSFVLDCEIVAYDREKKRILPFQILSTRARKGVTINDIKVSVCTFGFDILYINGKPLLQEQLKVRREHLYNSFEEVPGVFQLATAITSNDLEEIQKFLDLSVNSSCEGLIIKTLDTDATYEPAKRSNNWLKLKKDYMDSVGDSLDLVPIAAFHGRGKRTGVYGSFLLACYDEHNEEYQTICNIGTGFSEQQLEERSTSLRSKVIKNPKAYYRFADTTDPDVWFEPSEVWEVKAADLSISPVHRAANGIVDPNKGISLRFPRLLRVRDDKNPEHATTAEQVADMYRAQKINHSHNQEDEDDD
- the LOC109745687 gene encoding DNA ligase 1 isoform X1; the encoded protein is MFLPRATTSLHSLLRCQFRPLPSPKTLAITLAPPPLLLCPRLCSSSSSSSRRAPTAAVKSGEKRPPARLRRAEAVPPLAAGGAAMSSSGGAGGKRSVADVLMGNARDAARKAKKGAPAASGVPSPKKPRTKTAAEADGATAERAVDEKPPSPAKSPVKSKRPSSPPKSKSKADDAPEAKKRSPSPTRSKTLAAAAKLEAAEKPLSPKRAKTLAAKSDAKPSDQALVSQSKDQASQSEDKKTKISNATKSEEVNTTLELKKKGSEFDPMAAAYWKPGEPVPFLFLARALDLISNESGRIVITEILSNVFRTIIATTPEDLLATVYLSANRIAPPHEGIELGIGDASIIRALSEAYGRKEEHVKKNLKELGDLGLVAKASRSSQKMMYKPKPLTISRVLDTFRTIAKESGKDSQDKKRSHIKGLLVAATDCEPQYIIRLLQSKMRIGLAEKTVQMALGQAAVYSEKGSPPKKVQSPFEEAAKIIKEAYSVLPIYDKIVPTLLDAGVWKLPETCNFSIGVPVGPMLAKATKSVSEIIDKFQGREYTCEYKYDGERAQIHCMEDGTVEIYSRNAERNTGKYPDVVDAISRIRKPTVKSFVLDCEIVAYDREKKRILPFQILSTRARKGVTINDIKVSVCTFGFDILYINGKPLLQEQLKVRREHLYNSFEEVPGVFQLATAITSNDLEEIQKFLDLSVNSSCEGLIIKTLDTDATYEPAKRSNNWLKLKKDYMDSVGDSLDLVPIAAFHGRGKRTGVYGSFLLACYDEHNEEYQTICNIGIFFVTLNYLNGESILYILHIYIIVGTGFSEQQLEERSTSLRSKVIKNPKAYYRFADTTDPDVWFEPSEVWEVKAADLSISPVHRAANGIVDPNKGISLRFPRLLRVRDDKNPEHATTAEQVADMYRAQKINHSHNQEDEDDD